Proteins found in one Neodiprion lecontei isolate iyNeoLeco1 chromosome 6, iyNeoLeco1.1, whole genome shotgun sequence genomic segment:
- the LOC107220013 gene encoding uncharacterized protein LOC107220013, translating into MLLKRRSRSFIGRVLDKWPGKKLFERTKSGESKRRWRRSEHTRKRNALEKRKTEFVPKQVGSKKMPAGVSWTRYLTYTGVAMLTMLAGSQTVHHFYRPLDDLDMLIEQEYEKLLKQEKEKS; encoded by the exons ATGTTGCTTAAAAGGCGATCGCGTAGTTTCATCGGCAGGGTGTTGGATAAGTGGCCGGGAAAAAAGTTATTCG AACGTACAAAAAGCGGCGAATCCAAGAGGCGCTGGAGAAGAAGCGAGCACACGAGGAAACGTAACGCGTTAGAAAAGAGGAAAACTGAATTCGTTCCGAAACAGGTGGGGTCAAAGAAAATGCCTGCCGGAGTTTCCTGGACTCGCTATCTTACGTATACCGGCGTCGCCATGCTCACAATGCTCGCCGGCTCACAGACCGTTCATCACTTCTACAGGCCTCTAGACGACTTAGACATGCTGATAGAACAGGAATACGAAAAACTACTGAAGCAGGAAAAGGAGAAAAGTTAA
- the LOC107220025 gene encoding 60S ribosomal protein L4: MSLSSARPLITVYSEKNEPSGETISLPSVFKAPIRPDVVNFVHQQMSKNSRQPYCVSKEAGHQTSAESWGTGRAVARIPRVRGGGTHRSGQGAFGNMCRGGRMFAPTKPWRRWHRRINVNQKRYALVSSIAASGVPALVQSKGHMVQEVPEFPLVVSDKIQEYNKTKQAVIFLRRIKAWNDIQKVYKSQRFRAGKGKMRNRRRIQRRGPLIIYGQDQGLRKAFRNIPGVDLMNINKLNLLKLAPGGHVGRFIIWTKSAFDQLDALYGTWRKESQLKDGYNLPFPKMANTDLARLLKSDEIRKVLRAPRKKVVRSVKKLNPLNNTRAMLRLNPYAAVLKRRAILTANKRQLARDLLLAEKRGIKLSPKSTIAKTQKTLEIRKKQILKAKAAKPKKPKAPKAAKPAAKAAAPAPAKVAAKPAPAKK; this comes from the exons ATG TCGTTATCATCAGCGCGTCCCCTTATTACTGTGTATAGTGAGAAAAATGAACCTAGCGGAGAGACGATCTCTCTTCCTTCAGTGTTCAAAGCACCCATCCGTCCCGATGTGGTGAACTTTGTACACCAGCAGATGTCAAAAAACAGTCGTCAGCCGTATTGTGTATCTAAAGAGGCTG GACATCAAACTTCCGCCGAGTCATGGGGTACCGGTCGTGCTGTTGCACGTATCCCACGTGTTCGTGGAGGAGGTACACACCGTTCCGGTCAGGGTGCTTTTGGTAACATGTGTCGTGGAGGTCGCATGTTTGCGCCAACCAAGCCATGGCGCCGCTGGCACCGACGCATTAATGTGAATCAGAAACGTTATGCTCTTGTTTCGTCTATCGCTGCTTCCGGTGTACCAGCCCTCGTACAATCCAAGG GTCACATGGTGCAGGAAGTTCCAGAATTCCCATTGGTAGTTTCGGACAAAATCCAGGAGTACAACAAGACCAAGCAAGCCGTGATCTTTTTGCGTCGCATTAAGGCTTGGAATGACATTCAAAAG GTCTACAAATCCCAACGATTCCGTGCCGGTAAGGGTAAAATGCGTAACCGTCGTCGTATTCAACGCCGTGGACCTTTGATCATCTATGGACAAGATCAG GGATTACGTAAGGCTTTCCGCAACATCCCTGGTGTAGACCTGATGAACATCAACAAACTAAACCTGCTGAAGCTGGCACCGGGTGGCCACGTTGGTCGCTTCATCATCTGGACCAAATCCGCTTTCGATCAGTTGGATGCTTTGTACGGTACATGGCGCAAAGAGTCCCAGTTGAAGGATGGTTACAATCTACCATTCCCCAAGATGGCAAACACCGACCTTGCCAGGCTCCTTAAGTCTGACGAGATCCGCAAGGTCCTCAGGGCTCCAAG AAAGAAGGTTGTACGTTCCGTTAAGAAGCTGAACCCCCTGAACAATACGCGCGCTATGTTGCGTCTGAACCCGTACGCTGCTGTATTGAAACGCAGGGCTATTTTAACCGCTAACAAACGTCAACTGGCGAGGGATCTTTTACTGGCCGAGAAACGAGGA ATCAAGCTTTCCCCGAAGTCGACTATCGCGAAAACCCAGAAAACTCTGGAGATTCGTAAAAAGCAGATCTTGAAAGCGAAGGCGGCCAAACCGAAGAAGCCGAAAGCGCCAAAGGCAGCCAAACCCGCGGCAAAAGCGGCTGCACCCGCACCCGCTAAAGTAGCGGCTAAGCCAGCCCCAGCTAAGAAGTGA
- the LOC107220012 gene encoding colorectal mutant cancer protein isoform X1, whose translation MSKAADAESEAGSICDEERVRKLFQACDGDGDGFIDSQDLLTVCRELNLEDSVEELMRELGADEQGRISYQEFLRRRLALRPEIEALRSGKHRTSPHHTAHTIEYLPTSSDNSLGTVSGRHESWEFDSGARDLSPEPHTLQKLVEAAAGGTGNMLELANKLHAAALSSLRSEVSELNARLVAATRAREASDAALIRAESQAVRAEQRAEQQAARHEERLTELHSVIAELGRQLERHRATVIAEEDESEIETSRDAEGSITNPVEESEGGGDLHGDGDRTLGDADSSCCGEIEHRPTENGRETLESPAALPTPEPTQQAASCQSVAVAALQDEVNALKAEIASLQAQLAQCKSQGQNNLPATRSDSPRRDMRVRRNTSSPEPLTAPCSPLLPPLQTPPTKTVSREEAPVLKMAERVRLKRTDERHITGPDITNLGVCSTMVAEHLVSDLMEQSNLQELNGSEKQFEVETERLNSRLEHARANNAVLALTLHESKAQCDRLSLLVGKYESNATALRLALSYSDRAIEAYDVLVALLESEIALSTDRSNITIDNRRIAENVAYHVLNRLENDCAALGAPWEDSMVLSDDSEVIWGIEEEKRLRRHINRMKSDRAMVRSTAVELESVHAEPLNSKNTISLSEARKLDLETAVLMQELMAMREDKAELRARVFLLEKERATIELKLGVQDTQIAAQYAAILHLQEQLRDMEAMPAVMANKDHVVSDNESEGIESELIEALGREARLKDRLQELVSTFDKVYANLDLRHLQSDELVKDLKRANGALVQSMEKSKKKYQSRLKKLEQQMLEMVERHAAQVKLREVRSLNQRIAMLEEESSGYKGTLQSLPLQSQSSGASETSL comes from the exons TCAGGACCTTTTGACGGTATGTCGGGAATTGAACCTCGAGGATTCCGTCGAGGAACTTATGAGAGAACTCGGCGCCGACGAACAGGGGCGGATTTCTTATCAGGAATTTCTCAGGCGAAGACTTGCTCTTCGGCCTGAAATCGAGGCACTTAGATCGGGGAAACACAGGACCAGTCCTCATCACACTGCTCATACGATCGAGTACTTGCCTACCAGCAGTGACAACAGCCTGG GAACGGTGTCCGGACGTCATGAAAGCTGGGAATTCGACAGTGGAGCAAGAGATTTGTCCCCGGAGCCGCATACTCTTCAAAAATTGGTCGAGGCTGCGGCCGGCGGAACCGGAAATATGTTGGAGCTTGCTAACAAG CTCCACGCGGCTGCTCTCTCGTCTCTACGGTCCGAGGTCTCCGAGCTTAATGCTAGGCTCGTTGCTGCCACTAGGGCGAGGGAAGCCTCGGACGCCGCTTTGATAAGGGCTGAAAGTCAGGCTGTCAGGGCGGAACAAAGGGCTGAACAACAGGCTGCAAGGCACGAGGAGAGACTCACTGAACTTCACTCGGTTATTGCCGAACTTGGGAGACAGCTGGAACGCCATCGGGCCACCGTCATTGCCGAAGAAGATGAGTCGG aaaTCGAGACAAGCCGAGATGCCGAAGGATCAATTACGAACCCCGTCGAGGAGAGCGAAGGCGGAGGAGATCTCCACGGGGACGGTGACCGAACCCTTGGCGACGCGGATTCCAGTTGTTGCGGTGAAATTGAACACCGTCCAACGGAG AACGGGAGGGAAACCTTGGAGAGTCCGGCGGCTCTACCGACTCCAGAACCGACCCAGCAAGCCGCCTCGTGTCAAAGCGTCGCCGTTGCTGCCCTCCAGGACGAGGTGAACGCCTTGAAGGCGGAAATTGCCAGCTTACAGGCTCAACTGGCTCAGTGCAAAAGTCAGGGCCAAAACAATTTACCTGCGACGCGTAGCGACTCGCCTCGACGTGACATGAGG GTGCGTAGAAACACGAGCTCACCGGAACCTCTCACTGCTCCCTGTTCGCCTTTGTTGCCTCCTCTTCAAACGCCACCGACGAAAACCGTTTCCAGAGAAGAAGCCCCGGTCTTGAAGATGGCTGAGAGAGTGCGGCTTAAGCGTACGGACGAAAGGCACATCACTGGACCCGACATCACGAACCTTGGT GTGTGCTCTACCATGGTGGCTGAACATCTGGTGTCCGATCTTATGGAGCAGTCGAACTTGCAGGAGCTTAACGGTTCCGAAAAGCAATTCGAGGTTGAAACGGAGAGGCTGAACAGCAGGCTGGAACATGCGAGAGCCAACAACGCCGTTCTTGCGCTTACGCTTCACGAGAGTAAAGCTCAGTGCGATAG GCTTAGTCTCTTAGTCGGAAAATACGAATCTAACGCAACTGCGCTTCGGCTCGCTCTGTCTTACAGCGATCGAGCGATCGAAGCTTACGATGTTCTTGTCGCTTTGCTAGAGAGCGAAATTGCTCTGTCTACCGATCGCAGCAATATTACTATCGATAATAGAAGGATTGCCGAAAATGTTGCTTACCACGTGTTGAACAGGCTGGAAAACGACTGTGCAGCCTTGGGAGCGCCCTGGGAGGACAGCATGGTTTTATCCGATGA TTCGGAAGTAATTTGGGGCATCGAGGAAGAGAAAAGACTCAGGAGACACATCAACCGGATGAAATCGGATCGGGCGATGGTCAGATCCACTGCTGTTGAACTGGAAAGTGTTCATGCCGAACCTCTGAACTCGAAGAACACTATCTCACTATCCGAGGCTAGGAAATTAGACTTAGAAACCGCCGTACTGATGCAG GAATTAATGGCAATGAGAGAGGACAAGGCTGAACTTAGAGCGAGGgtttttttactcgaaaaagAACGGGCAACTATTGAACTTAAACTGGGTGTTCAAGATACACAAATCGCAGCCCAGTATGCAGCTATATTACATCTTCAGGAACAGCTGAGAGATATGGAAGCTATGCCGGCAGTTATGGCCAACAAG GATCACGTCGTGAGCGACAACGAGAGCGAAGGTATAGAGTCGGAGTTAATAGAAGCGCTAGGAAGAGAAGCCAGGTTGAAAGATCGTCTACAAGAACTGGTATCAACGTTTGACAAGGTTTACGCTAATCTCGATCTCAGACATCTACAGTCAGACGAGCTTGTCAAAGATTTGAAACGAGCTAATGG AGCTCTGGTACAATCGATGGAGAAGTCTAAGAAGAAGTATCAATCGAGGCTTAAAAAGCTGGAACAACAGATGCTGGAAATGGTAGAGAGACACGCGGCACAGGTAAAGCTACGAGAG gTCAGGTCGTTGAACCAGCGCATAGCAATGTTGGAAGAAGAGTCGTCCGGGTACAAGGGAACATTGCAATCTTTGCCGTTGCAATCGCAAAGTTCTGGAGCTAGCGAAACTTCGTTATGA
- the LOC107220012 gene encoding colorectal mutant cancer protein isoform X2: MSKAADAESEAGSICDEERVRKLFQACDGDGDGFIDSQDLLTVCRELNLEDSVEELMRELGADEQGRISYQEFLRRRLALRPEIEALRSGKHRTSPHHTAHTIEYLPTSSDNSLGTVSGRHESWEFDSGARDLSPEPHTLQKLVEAAAGGTGNMLELANKLHAAALSSLRSEVSELNARLVAATRAREASDAALIRAESQAVRAEQRAEQQAARHEERLTELHSVIAELGRQLERHRATVIAEEDESEIETSRDAEGSITNPVEESEGGGDLHGDGDRTLGDADSSCCGEIEHRPTENGRETLESPAALPTPEPTQQAASCQSVAVAALQDEVNALKAEIASLQAQLAQCKSQGQNNLPATRSDSPRRDMRVRRNTSSPEPLTAPCSPLLPPLQTPPTKTVSREEAPVLKMAERVRLKRTDERHITGPDITNLGVCSTMVAEHLVSDLMEQSNLQELNGSEKQFEVETERLNSRLEHARANNAVLALTLHESKAQCDRLSLLVGKYESNATALRLALSYSDRAIEAYDVLVALLESEIALSTDRSNITIDNRRIAENVAYHVLNRLENDCAALGAPWEDSMVLSDDSEVIWGIEEEKRLRRHINRMKSDRAMVRSTAVELESVHAEPLNSKNTISLSEARKLDLETAVLMQELMAMREDKAELRARVFLLEKERATIELKLGVQDTQIAAQYAAILHLQEQLRDMEAMPAVMANKDHVVSDNESEGIESELIEALGREARLKDRLQELVSTFDKVYANLDLRHLQSDELVKDLKRANGALVQSMEKSKKKYQSRLKKLEQQMLEMVERHAAQVRSLNQRIAMLEEESSGYKGTLQSLPLQSQSSGASETSL, from the exons TCAGGACCTTTTGACGGTATGTCGGGAATTGAACCTCGAGGATTCCGTCGAGGAACTTATGAGAGAACTCGGCGCCGACGAACAGGGGCGGATTTCTTATCAGGAATTTCTCAGGCGAAGACTTGCTCTTCGGCCTGAAATCGAGGCACTTAGATCGGGGAAACACAGGACCAGTCCTCATCACACTGCTCATACGATCGAGTACTTGCCTACCAGCAGTGACAACAGCCTGG GAACGGTGTCCGGACGTCATGAAAGCTGGGAATTCGACAGTGGAGCAAGAGATTTGTCCCCGGAGCCGCATACTCTTCAAAAATTGGTCGAGGCTGCGGCCGGCGGAACCGGAAATATGTTGGAGCTTGCTAACAAG CTCCACGCGGCTGCTCTCTCGTCTCTACGGTCCGAGGTCTCCGAGCTTAATGCTAGGCTCGTTGCTGCCACTAGGGCGAGGGAAGCCTCGGACGCCGCTTTGATAAGGGCTGAAAGTCAGGCTGTCAGGGCGGAACAAAGGGCTGAACAACAGGCTGCAAGGCACGAGGAGAGACTCACTGAACTTCACTCGGTTATTGCCGAACTTGGGAGACAGCTGGAACGCCATCGGGCCACCGTCATTGCCGAAGAAGATGAGTCGG aaaTCGAGACAAGCCGAGATGCCGAAGGATCAATTACGAACCCCGTCGAGGAGAGCGAAGGCGGAGGAGATCTCCACGGGGACGGTGACCGAACCCTTGGCGACGCGGATTCCAGTTGTTGCGGTGAAATTGAACACCGTCCAACGGAG AACGGGAGGGAAACCTTGGAGAGTCCGGCGGCTCTACCGACTCCAGAACCGACCCAGCAAGCCGCCTCGTGTCAAAGCGTCGCCGTTGCTGCCCTCCAGGACGAGGTGAACGCCTTGAAGGCGGAAATTGCCAGCTTACAGGCTCAACTGGCTCAGTGCAAAAGTCAGGGCCAAAACAATTTACCTGCGACGCGTAGCGACTCGCCTCGACGTGACATGAGG GTGCGTAGAAACACGAGCTCACCGGAACCTCTCACTGCTCCCTGTTCGCCTTTGTTGCCTCCTCTTCAAACGCCACCGACGAAAACCGTTTCCAGAGAAGAAGCCCCGGTCTTGAAGATGGCTGAGAGAGTGCGGCTTAAGCGTACGGACGAAAGGCACATCACTGGACCCGACATCACGAACCTTGGT GTGTGCTCTACCATGGTGGCTGAACATCTGGTGTCCGATCTTATGGAGCAGTCGAACTTGCAGGAGCTTAACGGTTCCGAAAAGCAATTCGAGGTTGAAACGGAGAGGCTGAACAGCAGGCTGGAACATGCGAGAGCCAACAACGCCGTTCTTGCGCTTACGCTTCACGAGAGTAAAGCTCAGTGCGATAG GCTTAGTCTCTTAGTCGGAAAATACGAATCTAACGCAACTGCGCTTCGGCTCGCTCTGTCTTACAGCGATCGAGCGATCGAAGCTTACGATGTTCTTGTCGCTTTGCTAGAGAGCGAAATTGCTCTGTCTACCGATCGCAGCAATATTACTATCGATAATAGAAGGATTGCCGAAAATGTTGCTTACCACGTGTTGAACAGGCTGGAAAACGACTGTGCAGCCTTGGGAGCGCCCTGGGAGGACAGCATGGTTTTATCCGATGA TTCGGAAGTAATTTGGGGCATCGAGGAAGAGAAAAGACTCAGGAGACACATCAACCGGATGAAATCGGATCGGGCGATGGTCAGATCCACTGCTGTTGAACTGGAAAGTGTTCATGCCGAACCTCTGAACTCGAAGAACACTATCTCACTATCCGAGGCTAGGAAATTAGACTTAGAAACCGCCGTACTGATGCAG GAATTAATGGCAATGAGAGAGGACAAGGCTGAACTTAGAGCGAGGgtttttttactcgaaaaagAACGGGCAACTATTGAACTTAAACTGGGTGTTCAAGATACACAAATCGCAGCCCAGTATGCAGCTATATTACATCTTCAGGAACAGCTGAGAGATATGGAAGCTATGCCGGCAGTTATGGCCAACAAG GATCACGTCGTGAGCGACAACGAGAGCGAAGGTATAGAGTCGGAGTTAATAGAAGCGCTAGGAAGAGAAGCCAGGTTGAAAGATCGTCTACAAGAACTGGTATCAACGTTTGACAAGGTTTACGCTAATCTCGATCTCAGACATCTACAGTCAGACGAGCTTGTCAAAGATTTGAAACGAGCTAATGG AGCTCTGGTACAATCGATGGAGAAGTCTAAGAAGAAGTATCAATCGAGGCTTAAAAAGCTGGAACAACAGATGCTGGAAATGGTAGAGAGACACGCGGCACAG gTCAGGTCGTTGAACCAGCGCATAGCAATGTTGGAAGAAGAGTCGTCCGGGTACAAGGGAACATTGCAATCTTTGCCGTTGCAATCGCAAAGTTCTGGAGCTAGCGAAACTTCGTTATGA
- the LOC107220005 gene encoding pre-mRNA-splicing factor SPF27, whose amino-acid sequence MAGEVVVDALPYIDQGYDEPGVREAALAMVEEETRRYRPTKNYLEHLPPLNLNAFETTVIKHEFERLQSRLPMEVLSMKRYELPPPPPGKMNDIAAWNESVENSMAQLEHQATRICNLELMMDYGCEAWKCYLEVLMQLVSQAQKQLQGLRKTIQEVNWQRKSMQTQGGEKLRALEAQWVGLVSKNYEIEQACVHLEEEIHRYKYLKHTGGEAGDVPGEEQEPDIPGDNATETTAMEPTPEEPRPA is encoded by the exons ATGGCAGGCGAGGTAGTTGTGGACGCTTTGCCGTATATAGATCAAGGATATGACGAACCCGGAGTTAGAGAAGCG GCTTTGGCGATGGTCGAGGAAGAAACTCGCCGTTACAGACCGACAAAAAATTACTTGGAACACCTGCCGCCTCTCAATCTGAATGCCTTTGAAACAACTGTGATCAAACACGAATTTGAGAGGCTCCAATCTCGCCTTCCAATGGAAGTACTTAGCATGAAGCGGTACGAACTCCCACCACCACCTCCTGGAAAAATGAATGATATAGCTGCTTGGAACGAGAGTGTGGAAAATAGCATGGCTCAGCTCGAACATCAGGCTACACG AATCTGTAATTTGGAGCTGATGATGGATTACGGCTGTGAGGCCTGGAAGTGTTACTTGGAAGTTCTGATGCAGCTGGTTTCGCAGGCGCAGAAACAGCTTCAGGGCTTGAGAAAAACGATCCAGGAAGTAAATTGGCAGAGGAAATCGATGCAAACCCAAGGTGGCGAGAAGTTGAGAGCTTTGGAGGCTCAATGGGTGGGATTGGTGtctaaaaattatgaaattgaacAAGCCTGTGTTCACCTTGAGGAGGAGATACACcggtataaatatttaaaacacaCTGGTGGAGAGGCTGGCGATGTCCCCGGGGAAGAACAAGAACCAGATATTCCAGGAGACAACGCCACTGAGACAACGGCCATGGAACCTACACCAGAAGAACCTCGACCTGCGTGA
- the LOC107220006 gene encoding uncharacterized protein LOC107220006 isoform X1 has product MYGKGAECTNCEGDCGLGCGCRSCLGCNNSTKNVCSSNMDSVKIPVKLPGPGYVMQILNAGLGSDNLYEAKLLLAPEIDMSSIKITVKDDNLRVSALRSLGDLAHELPDILEKSALGDLVKMSIKHSENFLIPKSVDGDEMRAVMDNKQRLLTLTAPLQTVSKSKNCCYG; this is encoded by the exons ATGTACGGGAAAGGTGCAGAATGCACAAATTGCGAAGGGGACTGTGGCTTAGGGTGCGGCTGCAGGTCCTGTCTCGGATGCAATAATTCGACCAAAAATGTCTGTTCTTCCAACATGGATTCGGTGAAAATACCCGTTAAACTACCGGGACCCGGATATGTGATGCAAATACTCAATGCCGGCTTGGGAAGCGACAATTTATACGAG GCAAAACTTCTACTGGCCCCGGAGATAGACATGTCGTCTATCAAAATCACTGTGAAAGACGATAACCTGAGGGTGTCGGCACTGCGGTCCCTGGGGGATCTCGCCCACGAGCTACCTGATATACTGGAAAAGTCAGCCCTGGGGGATCTTGTAAAAATGTCAATAAAACACTCGGAGAATTTTTTGATACCTAAATCTGTGGACGGTGACGAGATGCGTGCCGTCATGGATAACAAGCAGAGGCTCCTGACCCTGACTGCGCCTCTGCAAACGGTGTCCAAGAGTAAGAATTGCTGCTACGGATAA